One region of Carassius gibelio isolate Cgi1373 ecotype wild population from Czech Republic chromosome A1, carGib1.2-hapl.c, whole genome shotgun sequence genomic DNA includes:
- the LOC128017036 gene encoding lysine-specific demethylase 2A isoform X3, which translates to MDWTSAGDATSSHGRIKRSGTRRRYQDDGLSDDEIDGKRTFDLEEKLHSNRFGSDRVKRMEGKDLTYEYIQRCGLRDPIVFERPDGLGIKMPEPDFSVNDVKSLVGSRRMIDVMDVDTQKGTEMSMMQWKSYYTTPPSQREKLYNVISLEFSHTKLERYVQRPATVDMIDWVDNMWPRHLKERQRDATNSITDMQYPKVQKYCLMSVQGCYTDFHVDFGGTSVWYHIQRGCKVFWLIPPTPQNLELYENWVLSGKQGDIFLGDKATDCQRIELKQGYTFIIPSGWVHAVYTPVDTLVFGGNFLHSFNIPMQLYISNIEDRTRVQAKFRYPFFHEMCWYVLERYLYSMTNTSYLIPEFQKYSLGIGLRQEGSGCEVLNGHAEEEMDNNDAPSPPNAPGVKLHLTPFELQGLRHLVEELESLPSHKNCVPSGIHNAAALLHDIRALLKEHADDIPELSYTGKPIVRWPKRPPWYQPPPPPPPVIRPKLAATPVFPRSLKPASNMSVLRRRRVRCKRCEACLRTECGDCNFCRDMKKFGGPGKLKQTCVLRQCLAPGLPLSAVCEICGEGNQETSEELMECSNCAQITHPSCLKTSGEGVINKDLPSCWECPKCVVGKDTDSESSGSGDDIAAQDGSGGLGGEGRAWHRVGRPPSSLSHWSLQKRAAAPEQRLRKRLKLEGVKMHKRKSLSLDPRVAKIYRRHGMEHDDDSGSDDGSGKMSSARGRVSSSRRGYGAGRRGVWRGSSHRGSRGGGSLATSSLKMRRGLGARGERGGRVRLRGGSHMRRRRYETDDDDEDDDDDEEDDDEEEEDESDEERHLGRSDKEHRSRKRRRRVDDYDDDDDEDDDDEEDSEEQDFEGEDDEMEDLDDGGEEDEDDEDGENQSDSDPDPPVLLVSDLNDDLLSDSYLTVTLQRPPKAKRDPGSIVPKLEAAMSPRTPSGPGFNQRKTLPKTRLRNSTPTPAGNGLSQSKSVHMSGRHMRRSSNQDGRERDTESPSSMSSRSSVSPPPPPPAIATSSPPSLLSHPSFCDVGNERGCEKDIWMSVFRYLGRTDMAVCMRVCKAWYKWVCDKRLWTQIDLSRCRALSPQALSAIIKRQPVTLDLSWTPVSKKQIAWLIHHLPSLKDLIMSGSSSLCVSALSSQSCPGLRTLDLSWTVGVKDSQIKDLIVQPGSESRSRLRGLFTLSLAGLDVSDSTLKMIVRHMPSLRRLDLSHCQGLTDQSINLLTATGCNTRNTLRQLNLSGCNKLTDACLSYMKRLSALALLDLRGCRNVTRRGCENFISDLSYCTVFCLTEDKLIQRIS; encoded by the exons ATGGACTGGACGTCCGCGGGAGATGCGACGTCAAGCCACGGAAGAATAAAG CGGTCTGGCACACGGCGGCGTTACCAAGACGATGGCCTTTCCGATGACGAGATCGATGGAAAGAGGACTTTCGATCTGGAAGAGAAGCTCCACAGCAACCGTTTCGGCTCAGACAGAGTCAAACGCATGGAGGGCAAAG ACCTCACATATGAGTACATTCAGAGATGTGGGCTTCGGGACCCCATTGTGTTTGAGAGACCTGATGGACTTGGCATCAA AATGCCAGAACCAGACTTCAGTGTAAATGATGTGAAGTCGTTAGTAG GAAGTCGGCGTATGATTGACGTTATGGATGTGGATACTCAAAAGGGGACGGAGATGTCAATGATGCAATGGAAGAGCTATTATACGACTCCTCCCTCTCAGAGAGAGAAGCTTTATAATGTTATCAGCCTTGAATTTAGCCACACTAAACTAGAACGTTATGTCCAAAGACCTGCCACG GTGGACATGATTGACTGGGTGGACAACATGTGGCCAAGACACTTGAAGGAAAGACAAAGAGATGCCACAAATTCTATCACTGACATGCAATATCCCAAAGTGCAGAA GTACTGCCTAATGAGCGTGCAGGGCTGTTACACAGATTTCCATGTAGACTTTGGAGGCACATCTGTGTGGTACCACATACAGCGGGGCTGCAAG GTGTTTTGGTTAATCCCGCCCACGCCACAAAACCTGGAGCTTTATGAGAACTGGGTGTTGTCAGGGAAACAAGGCGACATCTTCCTTGGTGACAAGGCGACTGATTGCCAGAGGATTGAGCTCAAGCAGGGCTACACCTTCATCATTCCTTCAG gaTGGGTCCATGCTGTGTACACTCCAGTAGACACACTTGTGTTTGGTGGGAACTTTCTACATAGTTTTAACATCCCCATGCAGCTCTACATCTCCAACATTGAGGACAGGACACGG GTGCAAGCTAAGTTCCGGTATCCATTCTTTCATGAGATGTGCTGGTATGTGTTGGAGCGTTATCTGTACAGCATGACCAACACCTCCTACCTCATCCCTGAGTTTCAGAAATACTCTCTGGGAATTG GCTTGAGGCAGGAAGGCTCTGGTTGTGAGGTACTAAATGGCCATGCTGAAGAGGAAATGGATAACAATGATGCTCCATCTCCACCTAATGCACCAGGGGTGAAGCTTCACTTGACTCCTTTTGAGCTGCAGGGGCTGCGGCACCTGGTGGAGGAGTTGGAGTCGCTGCCGTCACATAAGAATTGCGTGCCTTCAGGAATACACAATGCTGCTGCCCTTCTACATGACATACGG GCATTATTGAAAGAACATGCTGATGACATCCCTGAACTCTCTTACACAGGAAAACCCATTGTCAGATGGCCAAAGAGG CCCCCCTGGTACcagccccctcctcctcctccacctgttATCCGTCCCAAGCTGGCAGCCACACCTGTTTTTCCACGGTCATTGAAACCAGCCTCTAATATGTCGGTGCTGCGCCGCCGTCGCGTGCGCTGTAAACGGTGCGAGGCCTGTCTCCGCACAGAATGTGGAGACTGCAACTTTTGCAGAGACATGAAGAAATTTGGTGGCCCTGGCAAACTCAAACAGACCTGTGTCCTGCGCCAGTGTCTCGCT CCTGGTCTGCCGCTCTCTGCTGTATGTGAGATCTGTGGGGAAGGCAACCAGGAAACTAGTGAGGAGCTCATGGAGTGCTCCAACTGTGCTCAGATTACACATCCTAGCTGTTTGAAG ACATCTGGTGAGGGAGTGATAAACAAAGACCTACCAAGCTGCTGGGAGTGTCCTAAATGTGTTGTGGGCAAAGACACAGATTCTGag TCGTCAGGCAGTGGTGATGACATCGCTGCACAGGATGGGTCAGGGGGGCTTGGGGGTGAGGGCAGGGCATGGCACAGGGTCGGGCGACccccctcttctctctctcactgGTCGCTCCAGAAACGGGCCGCAGCCCCTGAGCAGCGACTCAGGAAGCGG CTAAAACTGGAAGGTGTTAAAATGcat aAACGCAAGTCTTTATCTCTTGATCCTCGTGTGGCTAAGATCTATCGGCGACATGGGATGGAACACGATGATGATTCAGGCAGCGATGACGGTAGTGGCAAGATGTCATCAGCCCGGGGCAGGGTCTCTTCATCCCGCCGGGGTTACGGAGCTGGTAGGCGAGGGGTTTGGAGAGGCTCCTCACATCGAGGGAGTCGAGGGGGAGGCAGTTTGGCAACAAGTTCGCTGAAAATGAGGAGAGGGCTCGGAGCGAGAGGGGAGAGAGGGGGTCGGGTTAGGCTAAGAGGAGGATCCCACATGAGGCGACGGCGCTATgaaacagatgatgatgatgaagacgacgatgatgatgaggaagatgatgatgaggaggaggaggatgaaagTGATGAAGAGCGCCATCTTGGCCGGTCAGATAAGGAGCATCGTTCAAGGAAACGGAGGCGAAGAGTTGACgactatgatgatgatgatgacgaggatgatgatgatgaggaagacAGTGAGGAACAGGACTTTGAAGGAGAGGATGATGAGATGGAAGACTTAGATGATGGAGgagaggaggatgaagatgatgaggatggagagaaccaatcagattCTGATCCTGACCCACCCGTCTTACTAGTCTCAGACTTGAATGATGACCTGCTGAGCGATTCCTACCTGACTGTGACCCTCCAGCGTCCTCCAAAGGCCAAACGTGACCCCGGTTCCATTGTGCCCAAACTGGAGGCGGCTATGTCTCCCCGAACACCTAGCGGTCCTGGCTTCAACCAGCGCAAGACGCTACCCAAGACTCGTCTCAGGAACAGCACCCCGACACCGGCCGGTAATGGCCTCTCTCAATCCAAAAGCGTCCACATGTCCGGCCGCCACATGAGGCGGAGCTCCAACCAGGACGGTCGAGAGCGAGACACCGAGTCACCGTCCTCGATGTCTTCTCGTTCCTCTGTTTCtccaccaccacctcctccagCCATCGCCACTTCTTCTCCTCCTTCCCTCCTCTCTCATCCCTCATTCTGTGATGTAGGGAACGAGCGTGGCTGCGAAAAGGACATTTGGATGTCAGTGTTCCGTTACTTGGGTCGGACGGATATGGCTGTGTGTATGAGAGTCTGCAAGGCTTGGTACAAGTG GGTTTGTGATAAGCGCTTATGGACACAGATAGATCTGAGTCGATGTCGGGCACTCAGTCCTCAGGCTCTGTCAGCCATCATAAAACGACAACCTGTGACACTTGACCTCTCCTGGACACCAGTATCAAAGAAGCAGATTGCCTGGCTCATTCATCACCTCCCAA GCTTGAAAGATCTAATAATGTCAGGCAGTTCTTCATTATGTGTGTCAGCGTTAAGTTCACAGAGCTGTCCGGGTTTGCGAACACTTGACCTGAGCTGGACCGTGGGTGTCAAAGATTCACAGATAAAAGACCTCATTGTGCAGCCAG GCAGTGAAAGTCGCAGTCGGCTGAGAGGTTTGTTCACTCTGAGCTTGGCTGGTTTGGATGTGAGCGACTCCACCTTAAAGATGATCGTTAGACATATGCCTTCATTGCGCCGGTTAGATCTGTCCCACTGCCAGGGACTCACAGACCAGTCCATCAACCTGCTAACTGCTACTGGCTGCAATACTCGCAACACTCTCAGACAGCTTAATCTTTCAG GTTGTAATAAGTTGACAGATGCTTGTCTGTCCTATATGAAGCGGTTATCGGCTCTGGCTCTGTTGGATCTGCGGGGCTGTAGGAATGTGACTCGACGTGGCTGTGAAAACTTCATCTCTGACCTGTCCTACTGCACTGTATTCTGTCTGACCGAGGACAAACTCATTCAGAGAATATCATAA
- the LOC128017036 gene encoding lysine-specific demethylase 2A isoform X8, producing the protein MDDPKPRYSKRLRSGTRRRYQDDGLSDDEIDGKRTFDLEEKLHSNRFGSDRVKRMEGKDLTYEYIQRCGLRDPIVFERPDGLGIKMPEPDFSVNDVKSLVGSRRMIDVMDVDTQKGTEMSMMQWKSYYTTPPSQREKLYNVISLEFSHTKLERYVQRPATVDMIDWVDNMWPRHLKERQRDATNSITDMQYPKVQKYCLMSVQGCYTDFHVDFGGTSVWYHIQRGCKVFWLIPPTPQNLELYENWVLSGKQGDIFLGDKATDCQRIELKQGYTFIIPSGWVHAVYTPVDTLVFGGNFLHSFNIPMQLYISNIEDRTRVQAKFRYPFFHEMCWYVLERYLYSMTNTSYLIPEFQKYSLGIGLRQEGSGCEVLNGHAEEEMDNNDAPSPPNAPGVKLHLTPFELQGLRHLVEELESLPSHKNCVPSGIHNAAALLHDIRALLKEHADDIPELSYTGKPIVRWPKRPPWYQPPPPPPPVIRPKLAATPVFPRSLKPASNMSVLRRRRVRCKRCEACLRTECGDCNFCRDMKKFGGPGKLKQTCVLRQCLAPGLPLSAVCEICGEGNQETSEELMECSNCAQITHPSCLKTSGEGVINKDLPSCWECPKCVVGKDTDSEKRKSLSLDPRVAKIYRRHGMEHDDDSGSDDGSGKMSSARGRVSSSRRGYGAGRRGVWRGSSHRGSRGGGSLATSSLKMRRGLGARGERGGRVRLRGGSHMRRRRYETDDDDEDDDDDEEDDDEEEEDESDEERHLGRSDKEHRSRKRRRRVDDYDDDDDEDDDDEEDSEEQDFEGEDDEMEDLDDGGEEDEDDEDGENQSDSDPDPPVLLVSDLNDDLLSDSYLTVTLQRPPKAKRDPGSIVPKLEAAMSPRTPSGPGFNQRKTLPKTRLRNSTPTPAGNGLSQSKSVHMSGRHMRRSSNQDGRERDTESPSSMSSRSSVSPPPPPPAIATSSPPSLLSHPSFCDVGNERGCEKDIWMSVFRYLGRTDMAVCMRVCKAWYKWVCDKRLWTQIDLSRCRALSPQALSAIIKRQPVTLDLSWTPVSKKQIAWLIHHLPSLKDLIMSGSSSLCVSALSSQSCPGLRTLDLSWTVGVKDSQIKDLIVQPGSESRSRLRGLFTLSLAGLDVSDSTLKMIVRHMPSLRRLDLSHCQGLTDQSINLLTATGCNTRNTLRQLNLSGCNKLTDACLSYMKRLSALALLDLRGCRNVTRRGCENFISDLSYCTVFCLTEDKLIQRIS; encoded by the exons ATGGACGATCCGAAACCGCGCTACAGCAAGCGACTG CGGTCTGGCACACGGCGGCGTTACCAAGACGATGGCCTTTCCGATGACGAGATCGATGGAAAGAGGACTTTCGATCTGGAAGAGAAGCTCCACAGCAACCGTTTCGGCTCAGACAGAGTCAAACGCATGGAGGGCAAAG ACCTCACATATGAGTACATTCAGAGATGTGGGCTTCGGGACCCCATTGTGTTTGAGAGACCTGATGGACTTGGCATCAA AATGCCAGAACCAGACTTCAGTGTAAATGATGTGAAGTCGTTAGTAG GAAGTCGGCGTATGATTGACGTTATGGATGTGGATACTCAAAAGGGGACGGAGATGTCAATGATGCAATGGAAGAGCTATTATACGACTCCTCCCTCTCAGAGAGAGAAGCTTTATAATGTTATCAGCCTTGAATTTAGCCACACTAAACTAGAACGTTATGTCCAAAGACCTGCCACG GTGGACATGATTGACTGGGTGGACAACATGTGGCCAAGACACTTGAAGGAAAGACAAAGAGATGCCACAAATTCTATCACTGACATGCAATATCCCAAAGTGCAGAA GTACTGCCTAATGAGCGTGCAGGGCTGTTACACAGATTTCCATGTAGACTTTGGAGGCACATCTGTGTGGTACCACATACAGCGGGGCTGCAAG GTGTTTTGGTTAATCCCGCCCACGCCACAAAACCTGGAGCTTTATGAGAACTGGGTGTTGTCAGGGAAACAAGGCGACATCTTCCTTGGTGACAAGGCGACTGATTGCCAGAGGATTGAGCTCAAGCAGGGCTACACCTTCATCATTCCTTCAG gaTGGGTCCATGCTGTGTACACTCCAGTAGACACACTTGTGTTTGGTGGGAACTTTCTACATAGTTTTAACATCCCCATGCAGCTCTACATCTCCAACATTGAGGACAGGACACGG GTGCAAGCTAAGTTCCGGTATCCATTCTTTCATGAGATGTGCTGGTATGTGTTGGAGCGTTATCTGTACAGCATGACCAACACCTCCTACCTCATCCCTGAGTTTCAGAAATACTCTCTGGGAATTG GCTTGAGGCAGGAAGGCTCTGGTTGTGAGGTACTAAATGGCCATGCTGAAGAGGAAATGGATAACAATGATGCTCCATCTCCACCTAATGCACCAGGGGTGAAGCTTCACTTGACTCCTTTTGAGCTGCAGGGGCTGCGGCACCTGGTGGAGGAGTTGGAGTCGCTGCCGTCACATAAGAATTGCGTGCCTTCAGGAATACACAATGCTGCTGCCCTTCTACATGACATACGG GCATTATTGAAAGAACATGCTGATGACATCCCTGAACTCTCTTACACAGGAAAACCCATTGTCAGATGGCCAAAGAGG CCCCCCTGGTACcagccccctcctcctcctccacctgttATCCGTCCCAAGCTGGCAGCCACACCTGTTTTTCCACGGTCATTGAAACCAGCCTCTAATATGTCGGTGCTGCGCCGCCGTCGCGTGCGCTGTAAACGGTGCGAGGCCTGTCTCCGCACAGAATGTGGAGACTGCAACTTTTGCAGAGACATGAAGAAATTTGGTGGCCCTGGCAAACTCAAACAGACCTGTGTCCTGCGCCAGTGTCTCGCT CCTGGTCTGCCGCTCTCTGCTGTATGTGAGATCTGTGGGGAAGGCAACCAGGAAACTAGTGAGGAGCTCATGGAGTGCTCCAACTGTGCTCAGATTACACATCCTAGCTGTTTGAAG ACATCTGGTGAGGGAGTGATAAACAAAGACCTACCAAGCTGCTGGGAGTGTCCTAAATGTGTTGTGGGCAAAGACACAGATTCTGag aAACGCAAGTCTTTATCTCTTGATCCTCGTGTGGCTAAGATCTATCGGCGACATGGGATGGAACACGATGATGATTCAGGCAGCGATGACGGTAGTGGCAAGATGTCATCAGCCCGGGGCAGGGTCTCTTCATCCCGCCGGGGTTACGGAGCTGGTAGGCGAGGGGTTTGGAGAGGCTCCTCACATCGAGGGAGTCGAGGGGGAGGCAGTTTGGCAACAAGTTCGCTGAAAATGAGGAGAGGGCTCGGAGCGAGAGGGGAGAGAGGGGGTCGGGTTAGGCTAAGAGGAGGATCCCACATGAGGCGACGGCGCTATgaaacagatgatgatgatgaagacgacgatgatgatgaggaagatgatgatgaggaggaggaggatgaaagTGATGAAGAGCGCCATCTTGGCCGGTCAGATAAGGAGCATCGTTCAAGGAAACGGAGGCGAAGAGTTGACgactatgatgatgatgatgacgaggatgatgatgatgaggaagacAGTGAGGAACAGGACTTTGAAGGAGAGGATGATGAGATGGAAGACTTAGATGATGGAGgagaggaggatgaagatgatgaggatggagagaaccaatcagattCTGATCCTGACCCACCCGTCTTACTAGTCTCAGACTTGAATGATGACCTGCTGAGCGATTCCTACCTGACTGTGACCCTCCAGCGTCCTCCAAAGGCCAAACGTGACCCCGGTTCCATTGTGCCCAAACTGGAGGCGGCTATGTCTCCCCGAACACCTAGCGGTCCTGGCTTCAACCAGCGCAAGACGCTACCCAAGACTCGTCTCAGGAACAGCACCCCGACACCGGCCGGTAATGGCCTCTCTCAATCCAAAAGCGTCCACATGTCCGGCCGCCACATGAGGCGGAGCTCCAACCAGGACGGTCGAGAGCGAGACACCGAGTCACCGTCCTCGATGTCTTCTCGTTCCTCTGTTTCtccaccaccacctcctccagCCATCGCCACTTCTTCTCCTCCTTCCCTCCTCTCTCATCCCTCATTCTGTGATGTAGGGAACGAGCGTGGCTGCGAAAAGGACATTTGGATGTCAGTGTTCCGTTACTTGGGTCGGACGGATATGGCTGTGTGTATGAGAGTCTGCAAGGCTTGGTACAAGTG GGTTTGTGATAAGCGCTTATGGACACAGATAGATCTGAGTCGATGTCGGGCACTCAGTCCTCAGGCTCTGTCAGCCATCATAAAACGACAACCTGTGACACTTGACCTCTCCTGGACACCAGTATCAAAGAAGCAGATTGCCTGGCTCATTCATCACCTCCCAA GCTTGAAAGATCTAATAATGTCAGGCAGTTCTTCATTATGTGTGTCAGCGTTAAGTTCACAGAGCTGTCCGGGTTTGCGAACACTTGACCTGAGCTGGACCGTGGGTGTCAAAGATTCACAGATAAAAGACCTCATTGTGCAGCCAG GCAGTGAAAGTCGCAGTCGGCTGAGAGGTTTGTTCACTCTGAGCTTGGCTGGTTTGGATGTGAGCGACTCCACCTTAAAGATGATCGTTAGACATATGCCTTCATTGCGCCGGTTAGATCTGTCCCACTGCCAGGGACTCACAGACCAGTCCATCAACCTGCTAACTGCTACTGGCTGCAATACTCGCAACACTCTCAGACAGCTTAATCTTTCAG GTTGTAATAAGTTGACAGATGCTTGTCTGTCCTATATGAAGCGGTTATCGGCTCTGGCTCTGTTGGATCTGCGGGGCTGTAGGAATGTGACTCGACGTGGCTGTGAAAACTTCATCTCTGACCTGTCCTACTGCACTGTATTCTGTCTGACCGAGGACAAACTCATTCAGAGAATATCATAA